One Chionomys nivalis chromosome 23 unlocalized genomic scaffold, mChiNiv1.1 SUPER_23_unloc_1, whole genome shotgun sequence genomic window carries:
- the Napsa gene encoding napsin-A — translation MSPPWMLLCLLLLGNLEPAGATLIRVPLRRVHPAHRILSPLNGWGQPAEPPRTAASDDEPTFVPLSKFMNTQYFGDIGLGTPPQNFTVVFDTGSSNLWVPSSRCHFFSLPCWFHHRFNPKASSSFRPNGTKFAIQYGTGRLNGILSQENLTIGGIQGASVTFGEALWEPSLVFAFARFDGILGLGFPTLSVGGVQPPLDSMVEQGLLEKPIFSFYLNRDAEGSDGGELVLGGSDPAHYIPPLTFIPVTVPAYWQVHMESVKVGTGLTLCAQGCDAILDTGTSLITGPREEIRALNKAIGGFPFLAGQYLIQCSKIPELPPVSFHLGGVWFNLTGQDYVIKILKSDVGLCLLGFQALDVPKPAGPLWILGDVFLGPYVAVFDRGDKTNGPRVGLARAQPRATEPAGRRVAQVQFPRGRPV, via the exons ATGTCGCCGCCATGGATGCTGCTGTGCCTGCTGTTACTGGGGAATTTGGAGCCTGCAGGGGCCACGCTGATCCG AGTCCCTCTTCGCCGAGTCCACCCTGCACACAGGATCTTAAGCCCACTGAATGGATGGGGACAGCCAGCAGAGCCTCCTAGGACCGCAGCCTCTGATGACGAGCCCACCTTTGTGCCTCTGTCCAAGTTCATGAAC ACGCAGTATTTTGGAGACATTGGTTTGGGGACGCCCCCTCAGAACTTCACTGTTGTCTTTGACACGGGCTCTTCCAATCTCTGGGTGCCCTCCTCAAGATGTCATTTCTTCAGTTTACCCTGCT GGTTTCACCATCGTTTCAACCCCAAGGCTTCCAGCTCCTTTCGGCCCAATGGAACCAAGTTTGCCATTCAGTATGGAACTGGGCGTCTGAACGGAATCCTGAGCCAGGAGAATCTGACT ATCGGGGGAATCCAGGGAGCCTCTGTGACATTTGGAGAGGCTCTGtgggagcccagcctggtctttgCTTTTGCTCGCTTTGATGGGATCCTGGGCCTCGGTTTCCCAACTCTGTCTGTGGGAGGAGTTCAGCCTCCGTTGGACTCGATGGTGGAACAGGGGCTGCTGGAGAAGCCTATCTTCTCCTTTTACCTCAACAG AGATGCTGAGGGGTCTGATGGAGGAGAGCTGGTCCTGGGGGGCTCAGACCCAGCCCACTACATACCCCCCCTCACTTTCATACCAGTCACCGTCCCTGCCTACTGGCAGGTCCACATGGAGAG TGTGAAGGTTGGTACAGGGCTGACTCTCTGTGCCCAGGGCTGTGATGCTATCCTAGACACAGGCACATCTCTAATCACAGGACCTAGAGAGGAGATCCGGGCCTTGAATAAGGCCATTGGGGGATTTCCCTTCCTGGCTGGGCAG TACCTCATCCAGTGTTCCAAGATCCCAGAGCTTCCCCCGGTCTCCTTCCACCTTGGTGGAGTCTGGTTTAACCTCACAGGCCAGGACTATGTTATTAAG ATTCTTAAGAGTGATGTTGGCCTCTGCCTGTTGGGCTTCCAAGCCTTGGACGTTCCGAAGCCTGCAGGACCCCTCTGGATCCTCGGAGACGTCTTTTTGGGGCCCTATGTGGCCGTCTTCGACCGAGGAGATAAAACCAATGGCCCGCGCGTGGGTCTGGCGCGTGCTCAGCCTCGTGCAACCGAGCCGGCAGGAAGAAGGGTTGCCCAAGTGCAGTTCCCCAGAGGACGCCCCGTTTAG